Genomic segment of Mycolicibacterium psychrotolerans:
CAGCCTCCTACAGAACATTTGTTCGAGAGCTTAGCTTCTGCCGCCGGCCTCACCTGGTAGAGACACGCCTGCGGTTGCGCGCACCAGAGGGACGGGTCAGCGTGCGGAAAGCAGTTCGGCGAGGTCACCGACGGTGGGCACCTTGCCGGCCACCACCACATCCTCGTCGACGACCAGGCCCGGAGTTCTCATCACGCCGTACCGCGCGATCTCGGCGTAGTCAGTGACGACCGAGATCTCGGCGTCCCGACCCAGTCGGCTGAGCGCCTGCCGCGTGCGCTCCTCGAGGGTGTGACAGTTGCGACAACCTGGTCCGAGGATCTTGATGATCATGGCGATTCCGTTCCGCGGTGGTGGCTGGGCGTCAGGTGACGACGTTGAACAGGACTCCGATGACCATGATTCCGGCGGTCACCGTACCGAAGAAGATCGCGAGCAGGGGCGGCTTCAGCACCCGGCGCAACATCACGGCCTGCGGGATGGACAACGCGATCGTGCTCATCGTGAACGCCATCACCGTGCCCAGCGACATGCCCTTGGCCCACAGCGCCTCCGCGATCGGGACGACACCGGCACCGTTGACATAGAGGGGCACGCCGGCCAACGTCGCCACCACGACCGCGAAGGGATTACCCGGCCCGGCGAAGCGCACGAAGAAATCTGCCGGCACCCATCCGTGGATCACGGCTCCGATGCCCACGCCGAGCAGGACCCACAACCACACGCTGCGCAGTATGTCCCGCGTCTCGCCGACCGCGGCGCCGACGCGTTCGGCGAGCGAGGGCACATGACCGTCGGCGCGTAACGCCGCCACCTTCGTGGCGAACACCGTCTCCTCGACCCATCGACTGAGGTCGAACCGCGAGAGTATCCAGCCGATGACGAAGGAGAGGACACCGCCGGCAGCCACGTACCAGGCTGCGATCTCCCAGCCGAACTGGTCGCCGATCATGATCGCCGCTATCTCGCTGATCAACGGCGACGACACGAGGAAGGTCAGCGTGATCGACAGCGGGATACCGGCAGCGACGAACCCGATGAACAGCGGAATGGAACTGCAGGAGCAGAACGGTGTCACAGCGCCGAGCACGACCGCCAGGACCAACCCCACGAACAGGCCACGTCCCTGTAGATAGTCCCTGGCCTTGTCCAGATCCAGGCTCGCGCGCAGCATCCCGACCACGAACATCAAGCCGGTCAAGAGCAGCAGGATCTTCACGGTGTCGTAGAGGAAGAAGTGCACCGCCCCGACAGCGCGGACGTGACGATCCAGGCCCAGCCAGCCCAGCAGGGCATCCCAGATGTACTCGTTGACGGCATAGGCGCCGACCCAGACGACCGCCGCGAGCAGGACGAGCCCCAGCGTCCGGGCGAGTTCCTGCGAACGCGTCGGCGGCTTCCGTGGAGACCCACCCCACGTCACGGTCGAAGCACGCCGAGGTCGGAGATACTCCATGGTTCGACCTTCGACCGTCCAGCGCGCCGTACGTAGGGTCGATCGTCCCCTCGTGCGGCGCGACCGGCCCTAACGGACGCGCTCCCGCACCGCCAGTATCGTCCCGCGATACTGCGGCGCGAGCACCCGTCCCGCCGCCCGCAGCGGCTCGACCGAGCGCAGCGTTCGGGCCATCACGAAGGCTCCTTCCAGACCGCCGATCACCGCCGTGGTGAGGTCACGGGCCTGGCCTTCGTCCACGCCGCGCGCGACGAAATAGGCGGTGCCGCCGGTGATCCAGCCGTCGAAGATCTCGCCGGCGGTCTGCCGGAGTTCCTCGACGGTGTCGGCCACCTCGGCCGCCACGCTGGCGACCGGGCACATGTTGACCAGTCCCGAGGCCGCCATGTCGTCGGCGGCCTGATCGAAGACCGCCTGGACCGCCTCGCCCAGGTCGGTGTGCGCATCGACGACGGCCGGGATCAGCAGGCCGTACGCGGCGCCGGCATTGGCGAGTGCCTCCCGGGCGATCTGGACCTTGCCCCCGCGGAAGTGGTGGTAGAGCGAGCCGATCGGCGCCCCCGACGCATCGGCGATGTCCTTCATGGCCACTCCGGCGTAGCCGCGCCGGCGCATCAGCTCCGCGGCGGCGGTGAGGATGGATTCTCGAGTCGACCTTGCCATGGGCACCTCCTCGGTGTCACGCTAGAGCATACGTTCTAGAATCGTCATTCTAGTGGAGGGCACATGAAGTCAGTCGAGATCGCCGCCGGGACCGTGCAGTACCGGGAGGAGGGCGATCCAGCCGGACCGCCGGTGGTGCTGCTGCACGGACTGCTGATGAACGACGCGCAGTGGGATCCGGCGCTGCCGCATCTTCCAGGCGGTTACCGCTACCTGCTGCCGGTGCTGCCGATGGGCGGGCACCGCGTTCCGATGCGCCCGGACGCCGACCTGACGCTGCCGGGGATGGTCGGCATCGTCGCCGATGTCCTCGACGCGCTGGACCTGACCGACGTCACCCTCGTCGTCACGGACTGGGGCGGCCCGCTGTTCTTGACCGACGCCGGCCGCGACAAGCGGGTGTCGCGTCTGGTGATCTGCCCGTCGGAGGCGTTCGACAACTTCCCGCCCGGCCTGCCCGGCAAGATCGCGTGGCTGGCCGGCCGTAGCACCGCCACGGTGTGGCTGGCGATGCGCCAACT
This window contains:
- a CDS encoding thioredoxin family protein, with translation MIIKILGPGCRNCHTLEERTRQALSRLGRDAEISVVTDYAEIARYGVMRTPGLVVDEDVVVAGKVPTVGDLAELLSAR
- a CDS encoding permease, producing MEYLRPRRASTVTWGGSPRKPPTRSQELARTLGLVLLAAVVWVGAYAVNEYIWDALLGWLGLDRHVRAVGAVHFFLYDTVKILLLLTGLMFVVGMLRASLDLDKARDYLQGRGLFVGLVLAVVLGAVTPFCSCSSIPLFIGFVAAGIPLSITLTFLVSSPLISEIAAIMIGDQFGWEIAAWYVAAGGVLSFVIGWILSRFDLSRWVEETVFATKVAALRADGHVPSLAERVGAAVGETRDILRSVWLWVLLGVGIGAVIHGWVPADFFVRFAGPGNPFAVVVATLAGVPLYVNGAGVVPIAEALWAKGMSLGTVMAFTMSTIALSIPQAVMLRRVLKPPLLAIFFGTVTAGIMVIGVLFNVVT
- a CDS encoding TetR/AcrR family transcriptional regulator; this encodes MARSTRESILTAAAELMRRRGYAGVAMKDIADASGAPIGSLYHHFRGGKVQIAREALANAGAAYGLLIPAVVDAHTDLGEAVQAVFDQAADDMAASGLVNMCPVASVAAEVADTVEELRQTAGEIFDGWITGGTAYFVARGVDEGQARDLTTAVIGGLEGAFVMARTLRSVEPLRAAGRVLAPQYRGTILAVRERVR
- a CDS encoding alpha/beta fold hydrolase codes for the protein MKSVEIAAGTVQYREEGDPAGPPVVLLHGLLMNDAQWDPALPHLPGGYRYLLPVLPMGGHRVPMRPDADLTLPGMVGIVADVLDALDLTDVTLVVTDWGGPLFLTDAGRDKRVSRLVICPSEAFDNFPPGLPGKIAWLAGRSTATVWLAMRQLRVGRLRRQRLMFGMMAKHPVPQAVVEQWVAAGLADRAVRRDLVKYCRTRFDKADLIRATQRLAEFDGPALVLWSDNPVMPADHGHRLVELLPHGRLAMIDDAYVLVMLDQPERTAAAIGEFLGVTAAR